TGAACATACTCAGTTGTACAACGCATTTGACAAACACGTTTGTGATACAACCAAGAGTTGATGTACACTCATGATTACACAGCTGTTGTGGATACAACGGCTCAATGGTTTTGTGCAAACAAACTGTTGTATGACAGTTCTTACATGAATATTACAAGGCAGTCAGATTCGCTGGACAAGTTGAGTGTTGACGGGCCTAAGATTCCATAAAAGAACCCCTAAGTGCTATGTGTGTATGGGACTGTGTGCGTGCGCACGTAATCTATTGTTTAGCCAAAACATTCAATGCTATTTGGTGTGCATGATCTGGGAGAGGAGCCATTGTGGAAGATGGATTTGGAATGTTTAGGGCATCGTGACCTGAATTCTAGCAGATTTCCAGGTGACATGGAAAAGTAACAAACGCTTAAAGTCCGGAGCTGAATACATCGCCTCCAATGCCCTCTGCAAATAgtatcatgtttttgttttgcttatGTAACAGCTGTTCATCTAGTTCTTGTGCCTCAGGTATAATCATGTGATCTGCCTATGGTGGGTGGGGTTGGGTTCCTTCGCTCTGGTGACGGCTCCGGGGTGAGTGtcctctaggtacagatctaCGATCAGCTTTCCCTCCCCAATCCTAAAACTGAACCAAGATCAGCTTCTAGACATCAGCTTCACCCTACAACGGTTCCCTCACACTGGTGCCATGCAGGCCCAAGCCTGAAAGGGAATCTAGGAACCCGATGTCTACCTTTGCAGTagatctctccatctttctctgtctGGGTGGTAGACTCCAGGCTCTTCCACACTTGGCACAGCGGAAGCAGTTCTTATGCCAAGGCTGTCAAGATGAGATACTACTTTATTCATTACTGGGGAATAGGAACATCAGATAAGATGTATACTAGTGGTCATTGAGACACAGATTCTAATGCGTTTCATTCTCCAGCAGTATACTCCACATGTACAAATCATACAGGCATTGTTCTAACATCTGGACCCCAGATCTGCTTATCAAAGGATTCTTATTGTGTTGCCATAAtccttcacatactgtacatttcctcTCATTGTGAGCCGCAGAATGCAGCGTAACACCAGTTAAAGTGAAGTAAAATCACATCAGCCTGCCATGATGTGATGGCCTACATCTGCCAGAATCcccccagccagccagtcagcactGCAGACTTCTACACCAGCTGCCTGGAAACCAGCCCTCCAAATCCAGAGTTTATGAAAAAGCTTAAGCCAgaaaaatgtgatttctgtcttATGAATTTCCTGCAGTGAATCCATCCAATTGGCTCCTTGCAATAGTAAGCCCAASTGTTTTRAATCAATGGTGGTTACTACAGTTAGCTCTAAACCTTAATTCCCTGCTCCACTTAATCTACGCCCCCTCCGCTCACCTTGCCTGCCCCCACGATCTTCTCCGCAGCGTACACTGACTCCCCACACCGGCCACACTTATCCGAGCCCCCAAACTTCTGGGCGAATTTGGAGGGGTTGGGGTTGGTGGTGGGTCTGTGACACTGGYTCCTGAAGGTGTAKACAAACAAACAGCATTAGAGAAGTTAGGGGAACAGATCCCCTCTGGTTCTCTGGGGAACGCACCAGGCCCCTCTCGTCCCCAGGACCAAGGAGTCAGGCTTGGGTAGGCGCTGGGTAAACTCTGGGACCTTGGAGCGCTCCCTAACGAAGGGGAACCGCCTGCCCCAAAGGCCCTGAATAGGCACTTGTGCCGGGAcagtgtagaggagagagaggtcagcAGGGCTGCCCAGGAGCCTGTGGTTAGGTTACATAATGGGGCCCTTTCATAACAACAACCACCTGATGCAGCCCTGTGTGTACAGTAGATGAGGTTACTGGCCATTACCACggctctgactgactgggagGTTACTGGCCATTACCACAACTCTGACTGACTGGGAGATTACTGCCATTACACGGCTCTGACTGACTGGAGGTTACTGGCCATTACCACGACTCTGACTGACTGGGAGATTACTGGCCATTACCacggctctgactgactgactggagaattactggccattaccacggctctgactgactgactgggagatACTGCCATTACACGATCTGACTGGGAGATTACTGGCCATTACCCGGCTCTGACTGACTGGAGGTTACTGGCCATTACCACggctctgactgactgggaggttactggccattaccacggctctgactgactggaggttactggccattaccacggctctgactgactgggaggttactggccattaccacggctctgactgactgggagATTACTGGCCATTACCAcgactctgactgactgactgggaggttactggccattaccacggctctgactgactgggagGTTACTGGCCATTACCACGGCCTGACTGACTGGGAGATTACTGGCCATTACCAcgactctgactgactgactgggaggttactggccattaccacggctctgactgactgggagattactggccattaccacggctctgactgactgggagtttactggccattaccacggctctgactgactgggagGTACTGGCCATTACCACGGCTCTGACGACGACTGGGAGGTTACTGGCCATTACCACggctctgactgactgggagattactggccattaccacggctctgactgactgggaggttactggccattaccacggctctgactgactgggagGTTACTGGCCATTACCACGGCTCTGACTGCTGGGAGGTTACTGGCCATTACCACggctctgactgactgggagGTTACTGGCCATTTACCACggctctgactgactgggagGTTACTGGCCATTACCACGCTCTGACTGCTGGGAGATTACTGGCCATTACCACggctctgactgactgggagGTTACTGGCCATTACCACGGCTCTGACTGACTGGAGGTTACTGCCATTACCACggctctgactgactgggagGTTACTGGCCCTACCACggctctgactgactgggagGTTACTGGCCATACCACGGTCTGACTGACTGGAGGGTTACTGGCCATTACCACggcttgactgactgactggaggttactggccattaccacggctctgactgactgactgggaggttactggccattaccacgactctgactgactgggaggttactggccattaccacggctctgactgactgggagGTTACTGGCCATACCACggctctgactgactgggagGTTACTGGCCATACCACggctctgactgactgggagGTTACTGGCCATTACCACGGCTCTGACTGACTGGAGGTTACTGGCCATTACCACGGCTTCTGACTGACTGGAGGTTACTGGCCATTACCACGGCTTGCTGACTGACTGGGAGGTTACTGGCCATTACCACGACTCTGACTGACTGGGAGGTTACTGGCCATTACCACggctctgactgactgggaggttactggccattaccacggctctgactgactggaggttactggccattaccacggctctgactgactgggaggttactggccattaccacggctctgactgactgggagGTTACTGGCCATTACCACGGCTTGCTGACTGACTGGGAGGTTACTGGCCATTACCacggctctgactgactgactgggaggtTACTGGCCATTACCACGCTCTGACGACTGACTGGGAGGTTACTGGCCATTACCACGCTCTGACTGACTGGGAGGTTACTGGCCATTACCACGGCTCTACTGACTGGGAGGTTACTGGCCATTACCACGGCTCTGACTAGGAGCCTATCAGGTTATTCCCAGTTCTCTTAGAAATACAACTATGTAGAAAGAGTGTCATGCTGCAATATGAGTCTGGGCCCATATTCAAAAAGCATTTTagattaggagtgctgatctggatCATGTCCTCTCTGTCCATGTCATCttgttcattatgatctaaaagggaaATCTGATCCTAGCTCAGTACTTCTATGTTGTGTTATAAATACAAACCCTGATTACAGTAccttatgtatatatatatattatattatatatatatatatatatacacacgttTATAGTGTATTTTGACAGATGTGTATGCGCTCTAGTCTAATGTATCCTAGTTGAACTCTGGAAGTTTACACAGTATTCCTCACATGATCAGGGAACCATGTGGACAACTATGTCAGTGAAAATGCACATCAGCACCAATGGATTAATAATAAATGAACAATCGCATCAGGTCTAATCcgacggctgggtttccctttgtagtcatttagcagacgctcttagccagagccacttacagagcaattaggttaagtgccttgctcaagggcacatttacctagtcggctcaggtattcgaaccagcaaccttcggTTCCTGGCCCAGTGCTCTGACCGCTAGGCTTTTGCCGCCCACATAATCCGTGATAgaatactattttattttattgtaactTGATTTACCATACAACCACACAGTAACCATTGAACAGAAGAGAGAATATGGtggagggtgaagttgcccctagatgctgatcttgggtcagttttgcatttcccccactaaggTTAAgattggggaggggaagctgatcctagatctgtaccaagGGGAAACTCCACCCCAGAGCTTTGTATATACTACACACGTACTCCTCTGGTTTTGATCCCCAGTCTCTCTCCGCGGTCCATGCTGAGTGTCCCAGCTCCCTGGCCGTAGCCGTAGCCCTTGGGGCCGTACTTCTTTCCATAGCAGGACTTGCAGTAGATCTCAGTGTCGGATGGCCACATTTGTCTAAACCCTTTCTGCAGACCACTGGATAGGAAAGAAAAATAAAGCTGTCTGAATGACACAGGATTGTTTGTCTGAATAACACATTGCATTGTAACTGGAGGGATACTGAATTGYCACAAGTTTCCCTAAAAAGGTCTTAATTCCTCAATGGTGGATTTAGTTTCTAAATGGGATATTATCCCTCATTCCAGGMAGGAGGGAGAAAAGAGAGYgccacagtgtgacatcacagcagcaagatcagtgacctgttgccacaagataatgcaaccagtgaagaacaaacacaacccatatgtttatttttccttttgtactttaactagttctagttataacactgtacatagacgaCATCTGAAATGTCTCTTCATATGGAACTTTGAGTAATGTTTACTTTTTGATTTTCACATTGGTTTATCTTTTTAACTTGGTTtagtaatgtaaacatatgtttctcatcccaataaagcccattgaattgaaatAAGACAGAGTGAGATAGGGACAGAGAGCATTCTAACTAAGAGCATTCTTTCAGATGATGTGCATCAGGTGCAATCTGAATCAACACAGTCCTTTTGTCCCCACTACCATCCCCTCAGGCCAGGGTCAAGGTTATAAAAGCATTCTGTATGAATGGACTACAGGTGAAACAGTATGGGGGCTTCCGGTTTGAGCATGTAGGAGAAAGGTGGTTCCCGCACACATTTACCTGAAACTACAAATCACCTTTACCTCCAGATTAAATCATTTTCATTTACAATGTTTAAGACAGTTTATCTCACTACTTAGTCTTCCTGCGCAAGCAATATCAATGTATAACTACCATTGCTACCTTAACTACCATTTGATAAATGGCATCTAAATAGCGTGGCTTCATTTACTATGATAAGGAGTTCAACAAAGCAGAACTGGAGGTAGGTGCATTATTAATGCAtatatagtacactaccctatgagccctggtcagaagtaatgcactatgtagggaatagggtgccatttgggaatcacGTATTGGCTCCCACTGCTCATTAACTCATCTATAGGTCTGCCTGTCTCTAAACAAAGACAGGTTGGTAAGGACCCCACAAAAATACTTAATTTGTGGGACAGATTGTTTTTGCGCTTGCTTTGATGGCAGAGTGCTAATCCACAGCATGTGCTCTGTGTGTTCACTCCAGTCAAGGTCCCCAAAACGTCTTCTTCACTGAGAGGGAGGTGCAGACACACAATCTCATACGGCAGGCAGGACCATGTCCACTAACTATTTACTGAGCTATGGRATGAGAAACACATCAATGCATTGTGCATGATACATTGCATAGATTGGTGAACTTCAGTTTGACCCCTATCATATAACTTCCTCAAATTATAGTTCCTTTCTCATGTTTCCATTCATATTAAAGTGAACAGGAAAGACCATTCAAGATGGAGGTTGACTATCCGTGGGTTCACATGCCCTGTCCAGACACACCCTCTAGTCCCCTCAAATTCCAATCTGGACCTCGATCCAGTTCCATTACTTTTGTACATTATTCCCTCTAATcatggactgatttagacctgggaaagCAGGGCTGTGTTCACACAGGCATTCCAATTCTATTTTCTTTTTTACCAATCAGAtcagaaaaagatctgatgtgatcaaaagaccaattagtggaaaaaactgagctgcctgtgtaaacgctgcCCAGGTGTGCACAATTAATTGTCAGGaagaacagaaaagcagcagtagtctggacctcgtagggtcagattTTAATACCCCTGCTCTAGTCTAACCCCTACACCCTAGACACTTGTAGATCTGAAGTTATTGATTGGGATAGGTTTAATCAATAAGGTGAAACTTCCACCTGGCCAATCAGGAAGAAAGGTAGAATGACAACCATATTTCTGCAGCTCCTTACACCTGTTCAATCCTTTCAGAGTTACACAATTACCTGGGGCTTGTTTCTTGACAGGGTCAAAGTGAACTAACAGGGCCACCACGTTCAGTAGCCAAACATTGTCGAATATTTCAGATAGAACGTTCCAAAATGTTGCGTCCTACTGAACGCACCCCAGTTAGGCTGATCCAACACTGAGGAGAGAAAATGAGGTCGCACTCACTCTCACTGCACAGGAAGCAGCATTTGTGGAAGCTC
This genomic interval from Salvelinus sp. IW2-2015 linkage group LG22, ASM291031v2, whole genome shotgun sequence contains the following:
- the LOC111982538 gene encoding LOW QUALITY PROTEIN: cysteine and glycine-rich protein 2-like (The sequence of the model RefSeq protein was modified relative to this genomic sequence to represent the inferred CDS: inserted 2 bases in 2 codons) is translated as MSNWGGGNKCGACQGTVYHAEEVQCDGKSFHKCCFLCMVCRKGLDKCGXSDTEIYCKSCYGKKYGPKGYGYGQGAGTLSMDRGERLGIKTRGVRCHRPTTNPNPSKFAQKFGGSDKCGRCGESVYAAEKIVGAGKPWHKNCFRCAKCGXSLESTTQTEKDGEIYCKACYAKNFGPKGFGYGQGAGALVHAQ